From Magnetococcales bacterium, a single genomic window includes:
- a CDS encoding D-alanine--D-alanine ligase, whose product MSSTYGKIGLLMGGPSAERQVSLKSGRAMAGALKRRGHEVVEMDVTSGRGLCEELIRSGIERAVLALHGPFGEDGGIQGLLEWLRVPYTGSGIASSALCMNKALSKRVFRDGGLNTPDWWELNGPANGDRDPAMIEKLDRGDVFFVKPLCSGSSVGIARITSRGELERGLREAALDPDGVPMEAAPILVEREIRGVEVTLTILDGEPLPLIEIRPEHGFYDYVNKYTSGKTQYLTPPPSLSPEAVKRAEKAGLRAGELLGCRGFFRVDMILDSSDVPWILEVNTIPGMTELSLGPQAAKAAGISFEELVERILEGASLELCGATS is encoded by the coding sequence ATGAGCTCGACATACGGCAAAATCGGCCTTCTGATGGGAGGGCCTTCAGCAGAACGGCAGGTCAGTCTGAAAAGTGGCCGGGCGATGGCTGGGGCCTTGAAGCGTCGTGGTCATGAAGTTGTCGAGATGGATGTCACCTCGGGCCGGGGGCTGTGTGAGGAGTTGATCCGTTCCGGAATCGAGCGGGCGGTGTTGGCACTCCATGGTCCGTTTGGGGAAGATGGGGGGATTCAGGGGCTGTTGGAGTGGCTGCGGGTGCCCTATACCGGCTCCGGTATCGCCTCTTCGGCGCTGTGCATGAATAAAGCCCTGAGCAAGCGGGTATTTCGGGATGGCGGGCTCAATACCCCCGATTGGTGGGAGCTGAATGGCCCGGCCAACGGCGACCGGGATCCAGCCATGATCGAAAAGCTGGATCGTGGGGATGTTTTTTTCGTCAAACCCCTCTGCTCCGGCTCCAGTGTGGGGATTGCCCGGATTACCAGTCGTGGCGAGTTGGAAAGGGGGCTGCGTGAGGCTGCCCTGGATCCGGACGGTGTACCTATGGAAGCGGCGCCGATTCTGGTGGAGCGGGAAATTCGGGGGGTGGAAGTGACTCTGACGATTCTTGATGGCGAGCCCCTGCCCCTGATCGAAATCCGCCCGGAGCATGGCTTTTACGACTATGTCAATAAATATACCAGCGGCAAAACCCAATATCTCACCCCCCCTCCCAGCCTTTCGCCGGAAGCGGTGAAGCGGGCTGAAAAGGCGGGTCTGCGGGCGGGGGAGCTGTTGGGATGTCGGGGGTTTTTTCGGGTGGATATGATTCTCGACTCCAGTGATGTTCCCTGGATTTTGGAGGTCAACACCATTCCGGGGATGACCGAGTTGAGCTTGGGGCCCCAGGCTGCGAAGGCGGCGGGGATCTCTTTCGAAGAGTTGGTGGAGCGTATTTTGGAGGGGGCCTCTCTGGAGTTATGTGGCGCAACCTCTTAA
- a CDS encoding DUF4390 domain-containing protein, with translation MYAQASLDPAFLVDASALLKRGEPLLATYEFHFYQRHDWLPDRKVVDITIKRRLRPHLITEHFEMRDSQSGVYHYTSDPEEALHFLGKPRFIALTQVSELKSGGRYLLETRILVTHEGVSGLLRLLDRWLALWRPIDQTLQIDYTHP, from the coding sequence TTGTATGCCCAGGCCTCTCTGGATCCGGCCTTTTTGGTGGATGCCTCAGCCTTGCTCAAGCGAGGTGAGCCGCTGCTGGCGACCTATGAGTTTCATTTTTACCAGCGACATGATTGGCTACCGGATAGAAAGGTCGTCGACATTACGATCAAGCGTCGCCTGCGACCCCATCTCATTACCGAGCACTTTGAGATGCGTGATTCCCAAAGTGGCGTATATCACTATACCAGTGACCCGGAAGAGGCGTTGCATTTTTTGGGGAAACCCCGTTTTATCGCTCTGACTCAGGTTTCAGAGCTGAAATCGGGGGGGCGCTATCTTCTGGAAACCCGTATTTTGGTCACCCACGAGGGGGTGTCGGGGCTGCTTCGATTGTTGGATCGGTGGCTGGCTCTCTGGCGACCCATCGATCAAACCTTGCAGATTGACTATACCCATCCATGA
- a CDS encoding FtsQ-type POTRA domain-containing protein produces MWRNLLKKSILLALVGICLLIGYEARKPGRLPFQELRLLGADNSPIEQVVTTMEIRKGTNMLRIEPQTVRERLIELPWVRDARVSRQFPDILEVELLEKVAVATSREGEKLFLVDEYGLFIKPLESHERPILPVVTTLVDEKKRSERIVELMNLLGEHEWLKVRLSEAVGLPGHRWALYTRQGIKLLLSQMPQQELHLLRLLQKRFKILDRQVRQVDLRIAGVAVVRPLS; encoded by the coding sequence ATGTGGCGCAACCTCTTAAAAAAATCGATCCTCCTGGCGCTGGTCGGCATCTGCCTGCTCATCGGCTATGAGGCGCGCAAACCGGGGCGGCTGCCTTTTCAGGAGTTGCGTCTTTTGGGGGCGGACAACAGCCCCATTGAGCAAGTGGTCACCACCATGGAGATCCGCAAGGGCACCAACATGCTGCGGATCGAGCCTCAGACGGTCAGAGAGCGTCTCATTGAGCTGCCTTGGGTGCGGGATGCCCGGGTAAGCCGGCAGTTTCCGGATATTTTGGAGGTGGAACTGCTTGAAAAAGTAGCGGTAGCCACTTCTCGTGAGGGAGAGAAGTTGTTTTTGGTCGACGAATATGGCCTATTCATCAAGCCCCTGGAATCCCACGAGCGACCGATACTGCCGGTAGTGACCACCCTGGTGGATGAAAAAAAGCGTTCTGAACGGATTGTGGAGCTGATGAATCTGTTGGGAGAACACGAATGGTTGAAGGTTCGACTTTCAGAAGCGGTGGGGCTTCCGGGGCATCGATGGGCGCTCTATACCCGTCAGGGAATCAAGCTACTTTTGTCACAAATGCCCCAACAGGAACTTCACCTGTTGAGGCTGCTGCAGAAACGCTTCAAAATACTGGATAGACAGGTCCGACAAGTGGACCTGCGCATCGCGGGTGTGGCGGTGGTGCGACCCTTGAGCTAA
- the murG gene encoding undecaprenyldiphospho-muramoylpentapeptide beta-N-acetylglucosaminyltransferase → MTTESGELALKGKGPRLLIAGGGTGGHLFPALAVAEAWEADGGEVLFVGTREGLEYRLLPRLNKHLETLKVGRIKGAGLKGRLLTLLGLPLALWSAITIVRRFKPVAVLGMGGFASAPAVAAAWLLRIPTALHEQNAWPGLTNRWLGRFVKRVFISFPDAALAFIGCDTQVSGNPVRAQFRQSREEGRSLTAEGGDDAFKLLVFGGSQGASIFGQVVPEALAALKKTGEIPLKIKHQARKEDVEALKGFYQREEIEAEVLPFIEDMAGSYRQADLVICRAGATTIAELAAMGQAALLIPYPWAADDHQTANALALASPGGAWVCPQDDFSPGWLRDFLLERHNDPKGLELTGAMARKLDNPHAAREIVQELRGLAGESFVTPVA, encoded by the coding sequence GTGACCACGGAATCCGGGGAGTTGGCCTTGAAAGGGAAGGGGCCGCGGCTGTTGATTGCCGGGGGTGGCACTGGCGGCCATCTTTTTCCTGCACTGGCCGTGGCCGAGGCGTGGGAGGCGGATGGCGGCGAGGTGCTTTTTGTGGGCACCCGGGAGGGGCTTGAATATCGCCTTTTGCCGCGATTGAACAAACATCTGGAAACCCTCAAAGTGGGGCGAATCAAGGGGGCGGGGCTTAAGGGGCGTCTGCTGACTTTGCTGGGGTTGCCGTTGGCCTTGTGGAGCGCGATCACCATTGTGCGGCGGTTTAAACCGGTAGCGGTGTTGGGGATGGGTGGTTTTGCTTCTGCACCAGCGGTGGCAGCGGCGTGGCTTTTGAGAATCCCCACCGCACTGCACGAGCAAAATGCCTGGCCGGGACTTACCAACCGTTGGTTGGGGCGATTTGTAAAGCGGGTTTTTATCAGTTTTCCCGATGCGGCTTTGGCCTTCATAGGGTGTGATACCCAGGTTTCCGGCAACCCGGTACGGGCTCAGTTTCGCCAATCCCGGGAGGAGGGGCGCTCACTGACGGCAGAGGGAGGGGATGACGCCTTCAAGCTGTTGGTGTTTGGAGGGAGTCAGGGGGCGTCGATCTTTGGCCAGGTGGTGCCGGAGGCGTTGGCCGCCCTGAAAAAAACGGGGGAGATTCCCTTAAAAATAAAGCACCAGGCCCGCAAAGAGGATGTAGAGGCGCTCAAAGGGTTTTATCAACGGGAGGAAATTGAGGCGGAGGTGTTGCCTTTTATCGAAGATATGGCGGGCAGCTATCGGCAGGCGGATCTGGTGATCTGTCGAGCTGGTGCCACCACCATTGCCGAACTGGCAGCCATGGGTCAGGCCGCATTGCTGATTCCCTATCCTTGGGCGGCTGACGATCATCAGACTGCCAACGCCTTGGCTTTGGCTTCCCCGGGGGGTGCCTGGGTCTGCCCCCAGGATGATTTTAGCCCTGGATGGTTGCGGGATTTTTTGCTGGAACGCCATAACGATCCCAAAGGGCTTGAGCTAACTGGGGCGATGGCGCGCAAACTCGATAATCCCCATGCGGCCCGGGAGATCGTTCAAGAACTTCGAGGGCTTGCCGGGGAAAGTTTTGTCACGCCGGTGGCATGA
- a CDS encoding UDP-N-acetylmuramate--L-alanine ligase: MYKKIQKLHFVGIGGIGMSGIAEVLLNMGYLISGSDLGLNATIERLKVLGAEIHQGHDPERVEGVDAVVYSAAIARDNPEIQAARRLRIPVVPRAEMLAELMRLKYSIAIAGTHGKTTTTSIIATLLEQARMDPTVVNGGIVKALGSNARLGRGDFLVTEADESDGSFLKLSPTIAVITNIDPEHMEHYGNFAAVRRAFRGFAEKVPFYGAAVLCRDHPEVAALGRLLGDKRVITYGLQPGADYQAVDVRQDGLRVCFNVLHTDPGGEEIRDLGEVSITLPGHHNVANTLAAIAVARELEIAWEEIGTALSGFEGVQRRFDLLLDTRERVVIDDYAHHPTEIRATLAATRGGFGRERRLVAVFQPHRYSRVSDLLDDFCASFGEADLVLVDKIYPAGEQPTAELMGSRGQARLVEGIQEQSRTQAMALPNGPKWQQKLDALAEPGDVMAFLGAGDITHRARAFGAASKS, translated from the coding sequence ATGTATAAAAAAATTCAAAAGCTGCACTTCGTCGGTATCGGCGGCATCGGCATGAGCGGTATCGCCGAGGTGCTCCTCAATATGGGCTATCTCATTTCCGGCTCGGACTTGGGGCTCAACGCCACCATCGAACGGCTCAAGGTGCTGGGGGCTGAGATCCATCAGGGTCACGATCCGGAGCGGGTCGAGGGGGTGGATGCCGTGGTCTACTCCGCCGCTATCGCCCGGGACAACCCCGAAATTCAGGCGGCTCGCCGCTTGCGCATTCCGGTGGTGCCCAGAGCGGAAATGTTGGCGGAGCTGATGCGGCTCAAATATTCCATCGCCATTGCGGGCACCCACGGTAAAACCACCACCACCTCCATCATTGCCACCCTTTTGGAGCAGGCCCGGATGGATCCGACGGTGGTCAACGGCGGCATTGTCAAAGCCTTGGGCTCCAATGCCCGGCTGGGACGGGGAGATTTTTTGGTCACCGAGGCGGATGAGAGCGACGGTTCTTTTTTGAAGCTTTCGCCCACCATTGCCGTCATCACCAACATCGATCCGGAGCACATGGAGCACTACGGCAACTTTGCGGCGGTGCGCCGGGCGTTTCGGGGGTTTGCGGAAAAAGTCCCTTTTTACGGCGCAGCCGTCCTCTGCCGGGATCATCCGGAAGTGGCAGCTCTGGGGCGTCTTCTCGGGGATAAACGGGTCATCACCTATGGCCTGCAACCGGGAGCGGACTACCAGGCGGTGGATGTGCGCCAGGATGGCCTGCGGGTCTGCTTCAATGTGCTCCATACCGATCCGGGGGGAGAGGAGATTCGGGATTTGGGCGAGGTTTCCATCACGCTGCCCGGTCACCACAACGTCGCCAACACCCTGGCCGCCATCGCGGTCGCCCGGGAGTTGGAAATCGCTTGGGAGGAGATCGGCACGGCCCTTTCCGGCTTTGAGGGGGTGCAGCGCCGCTTTGATCTGCTGTTGGATACCCGGGAGCGGGTGGTGATCGATGACTATGCCCATCATCCCACCGAAATTCGGGCGACCCTGGCCGCTACCCGTGGCGGTTTTGGTCGGGAGAGACGCCTGGTGGCGGTCTTTCAGCCCCACCGCTATAGCCGGGTGAGTGATCTGCTGGATGATTTTTGCGCCTCTTTCGGGGAGGCGGATCTGGTGTTGGTAGACAAGATCTATCCGGCGGGAGAGCAGCCCACCGCTGAACTGATGGGTAGTCGGGGACAGGCCAGGCTGGTGGAAGGCATTCAAGAGCAGAGCCGCACCCAGGCCATGGCTCTGCCCAACGGTCCCAAGTGGCAGCAAAAATTGGACGCATTGGCCGAGCCTGGAGATGTGATGGCTTTTCTCGGTGCTGGAGACATTACCCATCGGGCCAGAGCCTTTGGTGCGGCGTCGAAGTCGTGA
- a CDS encoding UDP-3-O-acyl-N-acetylglucosamine deacetylase → MFFQRTLKNTIRCTGIGLHGGEKTYLSLRPAPENTGIVFHRTDLGGALIPAKVENVVDTRLCSTIANENGDRVSTIEHLLASFAGLGVDNAYVDLDGPEVPIMDGSAAPFVFLIQCAGIVDQKVPRRWIRIKKSVSVGHEDKWAFFEPSDGFRVSFLIDFDHPVLAQQGVELDMNETTFIKDVCRARTFGFLKEVETLQSNGLARGGSLDNAIVIGDFRILNEGGLRYENEFVRHKIIDAIGDLYLLGHPIIGHFKGVRSGHALNNQLLRQLMAQRDAWEFVEGEVEDAATEEAPGSHGAAQPIAALST, encoded by the coding sequence ATGTTTTTCCAGCGTACCTTAAAAAACACCATTCGTTGCACAGGTATCGGCCTTCATGGTGGCGAGAAGACCTATCTCTCCTTGCGCCCGGCTCCTGAGAATACCGGGATCGTTTTTCATCGCACCGATCTGGGGGGAGCCCTGATCCCGGCCAAGGTGGAAAATGTCGTGGATACCCGGCTCTGCTCCACCATTGCCAACGAAAATGGTGATCGCGTTTCGACGATCGAGCATCTGCTGGCCTCCTTTGCCGGATTGGGTGTGGACAACGCCTATGTGGACCTGGACGGCCCGGAAGTGCCCATCATGGATGGCTCGGCTGCCCCATTTGTTTTTTTGATTCAATGTGCTGGCATCGTCGATCAAAAAGTGCCGCGCCGCTGGATTCGCATTAAAAAGTCGGTCTCTGTGGGTCATGAAGATAAATGGGCCTTTTTTGAGCCCAGTGACGGGTTTCGGGTGAGCTTTTTAATCGATTTTGATCATCCGGTTCTGGCCCAGCAGGGGGTGGAGCTGGATATGAACGAAACCACCTTCATCAAAGATGTCTGCCGCGCCCGGACCTTCGGCTTTCTCAAGGAGGTCGAAACCCTGCAATCCAACGGTCTTGCCCGTGGGGGCTCTCTGGATAACGCCATTGTGATTGGTGATTTCCGGATTTTGAACGAAGGGGGTTTGCGGTACGAGAACGAATTTGTCCGCCACAAGATTATCGATGCCATTGGTGATCTCTATCTTTTGGGGCATCCCATCATCGGTCACTTCAAGGGGGTGCGTTCCGGCCACGCCCTGAACAACCAGCTTCTGCGGCAGTTGATGGCCCAGCGGGATGCCTGGGAGTTTGTTGAAGGAGAGGTCGAAGACGCAGCTACCGAGGAGGCTCCCGGCAGTCATGGCGCAGCCCAACCCATCGCCGCTCTTTCCACCTAG
- the ftsZ gene encoding cell division protein FtsZ, whose protein sequence is MSTLEFDNSDENSARIKVVGVGGGGGNAINNMIQSQLEGVEFIVANTDSQALARSLAPTRIQIGQGVTRGLGAGAKPEVGGRAAEESQEQIAEAIKDSDMVFITAGMGGGTGTGAAPVIAKVARELEILTVAVVTKPFSFEGKKRLRFAEEGLDELRNHVDTVITIPNQKLLSVVGKNTTILEAFRKADDVLHQAVRGITDLITVPGLINVDFADVRTVMDEMGQAMMGAAEAVGDTRALDAATNAISSPLLDDVSIHGARGVLINITGGYNLALQEVDEAATVVRDMAHDDAIIVFGAVLDESMEDSVRVTVVATGIGAADKVAFPGKEKVAAPTSPIVRPRRQAPAASNDAPAMEEEEHVAPATNAARFKKRARNMENFNRSLDQVNEEESFDVPTFLRRQMD, encoded by the coding sequence ATGTCTACACTAGAGTTTGACAATTCAGACGAAAACAGCGCCCGCATCAAGGTTGTCGGCGTGGGCGGCGGCGGCGGAAACGCCATCAACAACATGATTCAATCCCAGCTTGAGGGTGTGGAATTCATCGTAGCCAATACCGATTCTCAGGCATTGGCGCGGAGTCTCGCCCCCACGCGGATTCAGATTGGACAAGGTGTCACCCGGGGTCTGGGAGCGGGTGCCAAGCCTGAAGTGGGTGGTCGGGCTGCCGAAGAGAGTCAGGAACAGATTGCTGAGGCCATCAAAGACTCCGACATGGTCTTCATCACCGCCGGTATGGGGGGGGGGACCGGGACCGGTGCGGCTCCGGTAATTGCCAAAGTTGCCCGTGAGTTGGAAATTCTCACCGTGGCGGTGGTGACCAAACCCTTCAGCTTCGAAGGCAAAAAGCGCCTGCGTTTTGCCGAAGAGGGGCTGGATGAGCTGCGCAATCATGTCGATACCGTCATCACCATTCCCAACCAAAAACTGCTTTCGGTGGTGGGTAAAAATACCACCATCCTGGAAGCCTTCCGTAAAGCGGATGATGTGTTGCATCAAGCGGTGCGCGGCATTACCGATCTGATCACGGTACCCGGTCTGATCAACGTTGACTTTGCCGACGTGCGCACGGTGATGGACGAGATGGGGCAAGCGATGATGGGTGCTGCCGAGGCCGTTGGGGATACCCGGGCTCTTGATGCTGCCACCAACGCCATTTCCAGCCCGCTGCTGGATGATGTCTCCATTCATGGCGCCCGGGGCGTGCTGATCAATATCACCGGCGGCTACAATCTGGCCCTGCAAGAGGTGGACGAAGCGGCGACTGTGGTACGGGATATGGCCCACGACGACGCCATTATCGTTTTCGGTGCCGTGCTGGACGAGAGCATGGAAGATTCCGTGCGGGTGACCGTGGTGGCTACGGGTATCGGTGCGGCGGACAAGGTCGCCTTCCCCGGCAAGGAGAAGGTTGCAGCCCCCACCAGTCCCATTGTCCGGCCCCGCCGGCAAGCTCCAGCGGCCTCCAACGACGCCCCCGCCATGGAAGAAGAGGAGCATGTAGCTCCCGCGACCAATGCGGCCCGTTTTAAAAAGCGTGCCCGCAACATGGAAAATTTTAACCGGAGCCTCGATCAGGTCAACGAAGAGGAATCCTTTGACGTGCCCACTTTCCTGCGGCGTCAAATGGACTGA
- the ftsA gene encoding cell division protein FtsA, which produces MAKQDQNLIVGLDIGTTKICCIVADLQPDGRLDVIGVGTHPSRGLRKGVVIDIDSTVESMRMAVEEAEMMAGVEINMVYAGIAGAHIKSGNSTGVVATKEGEVAAGDIQRVLDAARAHPISMDREILHVIAQEYTLDGQEGIKEPLGMSGVRLEARVHIVTGAVASAQNIIKCINRCGLDAGDIILEQLASAESVLSADERELGVCLLDIGGGTTDIAIFADGHIKHTAVLAIGGDHITNDIAVGLRTPTREAEQLKRKYGCALSSIVDPDETIEVPSIGDRKARSLARHILAEIIEPRVEELYTLINREIARSGFEEQIAAGIVLTGGSSITEGMAELAEEVFNKPVRRGPPQGVGGLTDVVSSPIFATAVGLVQFASRFDRETPHRFTPEEDNVFKKVMQRMREWLGEFF; this is translated from the coding sequence ATGGCCAAACAGGACCAAAACCTGATTGTAGGACTCGACATCGGAACCACCAAGATCTGCTGCATCGTTGCAGATCTGCAACCGGACGGACGCCTGGATGTAATCGGTGTGGGCACCCACCCTTCCCGGGGCTTGCGCAAGGGGGTGGTGATCGATATCGACTCCACCGTCGAAAGCATGCGCATGGCGGTGGAAGAGGCGGAGATGATGGCCGGGGTGGAGATCAACATGGTCTACGCCGGTATCGCCGGCGCCCACATCAAGAGTGGCAACTCCACCGGCGTGGTGGCCACCAAGGAGGGGGAAGTGGCTGCCGGGGACATCCAGCGGGTTTTGGATGCTGCCCGGGCACACCCCATCTCCATGGATCGGGAGATTCTCCACGTCATTGCCCAGGAGTACACCCTGGACGGCCAGGAGGGCATCAAGGAGCCCCTGGGGATGTCGGGGGTTCGTCTGGAGGCCCGGGTGCACATCGTCACCGGTGCCGTGGCCTCGGCGCAAAATATCATCAAATGCATCAACCGCTGTGGCCTGGATGCCGGAGATATCATCCTGGAGCAGCTGGCTTCGGCGGAGTCGGTTTTGTCGGCGGATGAACGGGAATTGGGGGTGTGTCTGCTGGATATTGGCGGCGGCACCACTGATATCGCCATCTTTGCCGACGGCCACATCAAACACACGGCAGTGCTCGCCATCGGTGGCGACCACATCACCAACGATATTGCCGTGGGGCTGCGCACGCCCACTCGGGAGGCGGAACAGCTGAAGCGCAAATATGGCTGTGCACTCTCCTCCATCGTCGATCCCGACGAAACCATCGAGGTGCCCAGCATTGGAGATCGCAAGGCCCGCTCATTGGCCCGCCATATTCTGGCGGAAATCATCGAACCAAGGGTGGAAGAGCTTTACACCTTGATCAACCGGGAGATCGCCCGCTCCGGCTTTGAAGAGCAAATTGCCGCAGGCATCGTTCTCACTGGTGGATCATCTATCACCGAAGGTATGGCAGAATTGGCCGAGGAAGTTTTCAACAAGCCGGTCAGGCGTGGTCCCCCCCAGGGTGTGGGTGGACTCACCGACGTGGTTTCCTCGCCGATTTTTGCCACAGCCGTCGGCCTGGTTCAGTTTGCCAGCCGTTTTGACAGGGAAACACCGCATCGTTTCACACCAGAGGAGGACAACGTTTTCAAAAAAGTGATGCAAAGGATGCGGGAGTGGTTAGGGGAATTTTTTTAA
- the murB gene encoding UDP-N-acetylmuramate dehydrogenase — MSGSFPISGLLGRVEEQVPLASRTTWRIGGPARWLIFPAGVADLARLLAGWPREVPLLVLGGGSNLLLDDRGFGGGVVALTQGLCKIQVVAEAESTVTLEAQAGLSTRALAHYARRQGLAGVEFLGGIPGTLGGALRMNAGAYGQQMRDVLVEALLLTAQGERIAMTSEELALGYRQSRIPEGAIFVSARLRLTRDHPGEILQRMRRINQLRTKSQPLEHPSAGSTFKNPPQGAKTWQLIDAAGMRGVAIGGAQVSEKHSNFLINRHKATSREMVGLIEQVQERVAKTSGVTLQLEVGVLDDRGRLISGDRPLVAA; from the coding sequence ATGAGTGGTTCATTTCCCATCAGCGGGCTTTTGGGGCGGGTGGAGGAGCAGGTTCCCCTCGCTTCGCGCACCACCTGGCGCATTGGTGGGCCTGCCCGGTGGTTGATTTTTCCGGCAGGGGTGGCGGATCTGGCCCGGCTTTTGGCTGGGTGGCCCCGGGAAGTGCCTCTTTTGGTTTTGGGCGGCGGCTCCAATCTCTTGTTGGATGATCGGGGCTTTGGCGGCGGGGTGGTCGCACTCACCCAGGGGTTATGTAAAATTCAGGTGGTGGCAGAGGCTGAATCCACAGTCACCTTGGAGGCTCAAGCTGGGCTTTCCACCCGCGCATTGGCCCATTATGCCCGACGCCAGGGGTTGGCGGGGGTCGAATTTTTGGGCGGCATTCCAGGCACTCTTGGCGGGGCTTTGCGAATGAATGCCGGGGCTTATGGACAACAGATGCGGGATGTCCTGGTGGAGGCCTTGCTGCTGACTGCCCAGGGAGAGCGGATAGCCATGACCTCGGAAGAGCTGGCGTTGGGGTATCGGCAGAGCCGGATTCCGGAGGGGGCCATTTTTGTTTCCGCCCGCTTGCGTCTCACTCGGGATCATCCCGGGGAGATATTGCAGCGGATGCGCCGGATCAACCAGTTGCGCACAAAGAGTCAGCCTTTGGAACATCCCTCGGCGGGAAGCACCTTTAAAAACCCGCCACAAGGAGCCAAAACGTGGCAGTTGATTGATGCCGCCGGGATGCGGGGTGTGGCGATTGGTGGGGCGCAAGTATCAGAAAAGCATAGTAATTTTTTAATCAATCGACACAAGGCCACCTCCCGGGAGATGGTTGGACTGATCGAACAGGTCCAGGAGCGGGTGGCCAAGACCAGCGGGGTCACGCTTCAGCTGGAGGTGGGTGTGCTGGATGATCGGGGGCGACTGATTTCAGGTGATCGGCCTCTGGTGGCCGCCTGA